One window from the genome of Cyprinus carpio isolate SPL01 chromosome B1, ASM1834038v1, whole genome shotgun sequence encodes:
- the lsm6 gene encoding U6 snRNA-associated Sm-like protein LSm6, with protein MSLRKQTPSDFLKQIIGRPVVVKLNSGVDYRGVLACLDGYMNIAVEQTEEYVNGQLKNKYGDAFLRGNNVLYISTQKRKM; from the exons atgaGTCTCCGGAAGCAGACACCAAGTGATTTCCTGAAGCAGATCATTGGGAGACCAGTGGTGGTGAAGCTGAACTCTGGTGTGGATTACAGAG GAGTCCTGGCTTGCCTTGACGGCTACATGAATATCGCCGTGGAACAGACAGAGGAATATGTCAATGGCCAGCTGAAGAACAAGTATGGAGACGCATTTCTCAGAGGAAACAATG TGTTATACATCAGCACCCAGAAGAGGAAGATGTGA